A region of the candidate division WOR-3 bacterium genome:
CCGCGGCGCAGTCACTGGCGCGTTACCTTGTCGAACACCGGTTCGCTGGCTGCTGCCAAGTCCTTGGCCCGGTTGCAAGCATCTACTGGTGGGAAGGAAAAGTCGAGACCGGCCGGGAGTGGTTGTGTATGGCCAAGACGAAACCGGGCCGGCTTCGAACACTTATCCGAACTATCGAGCAACTCCATCCGTACGACACGCCCGAAATCATCGCTTTGCCGGTAGTCGCCGGTAGCAGACG
Encoded here:
- the cutA gene encoding divalent-cation tolerance protein CutA, with amino-acid sequence MRVRFRCYQVATTLPTRAAAQSLARYLVEHRFAGCCQVLGPVASIYWWEGKVETGREWLCMAKTKPGRLRTLIRTIEQLHPYDTPEIIALPVVAGSRRYFDWLTAAVRQLEAKERACP